A portion of the Planctomicrobium piriforme genome contains these proteins:
- a CDS encoding VOC family protein: MPRIRNLVPVLLVRDLDSSIRFYVDVLGFHKQWRQSTPDAGENCLLNHGTVDLLLSTGPHLGSTPQFTGTFYLSMFDVDEFYEQIRDRADVVWPLQTMPMGQREFGIRDPDGYVLAFAEIV; encoded by the coding sequence ATGCCCCGTATTCGCAATCTGGTACCCGTCCTGCTGGTGCGGGATCTCGACAGTTCGATTCGCTTTTACGTCGACGTGCTGGGATTCCACAAGCAGTGGCGACAATCCACGCCCGACGCAGGTGAGAACTGCCTGCTGAACCACGGCACCGTCGACCTGCTCCTCTCCACCGGCCCGCACCTCGGTTCGACACCTCAGTTCACAGGCACGTTCTATCTGTCGATGTTCGACGTCGACGAGTTCTACGAACAAATCCGCGACCGCGCCGACGTGGTCTGGCCGCTGCAGACAATGCCCATGGGCCAGCGCGAATTCGGCATCCGCGACCCTGACGGGTATGTTCTGGCGTTCGCTGAGATCGTGTGA
- the ypfJ gene encoding KPN_02809 family neutral zinc metallopeptidase gives MVRWESGRRSDNVEDVRSRGPGGRVALGGGGTIIMLILVFIFSGGDLGQVLRFFLANQGNVQQQQAPAQPDPEEDQQAEFASVILADTEDVWTEQFAKLGKQYRPTPMVLYRGQVRTGCGVGSASAGPFYCPVDQKVYLDLTFYEELDRRFGAPGDFARAYVIAHEVGHHVQNLLGIMDTREQMLQQMSENEFSVRLELQADFLAGVWAHYANIDRHILEPGDLEEGLRAASAIGDDTLQKRSQGYVVEDSFTHGSSAQRMKWFKKGYETGDLRQGDTFRAKDL, from the coding sequence ATGGTCCGTTGGGAATCGGGGCGGCGGAGTGACAATGTTGAAGATGTCCGGTCCCGCGGACCTGGGGGACGGGTGGCCCTCGGCGGCGGCGGGACCATCATTATGCTCATTCTGGTCTTCATCTTTTCCGGTGGAGACCTTGGTCAGGTGCTGCGGTTCTTCCTGGCCAATCAGGGGAACGTCCAGCAACAACAGGCTCCCGCCCAGCCTGATCCGGAGGAAGACCAGCAGGCCGAGTTCGCCAGCGTCATCCTGGCCGATACCGAAGACGTCTGGACTGAACAGTTTGCCAAACTGGGCAAGCAATATCGCCCCACCCCGATGGTCTTGTACCGGGGTCAGGTCCGGACCGGTTGCGGCGTCGGCAGTGCCTCGGCCGGCCCGTTTTATTGTCCCGTCGACCAGAAGGTTTACCTTGACCTGACCTTCTACGAAGAACTCGACCGCCGCTTCGGCGCCCCCGGCGACTTCGCCCGGGCGTACGTCATTGCGCACGAAGTCGGGCACCACGTCCAGAATCTGCTGGGGATCATGGACACCCGTGAGCAGATGCTCCAGCAGATGAGCGAGAACGAGTTTTCCGTGCGACTCGAACTCCAGGCCGACTTCCTGGCCGGCGTCTGGGCACATTACGCCAACATCGACCGGCACATTCTCGAACCCGGCGATCTGGAAGAAGGTCTGCGGGCGGCCTCGGCGATCGGCGACGACACCCTGCAGAAGCGCTCCCAGGGCTATGTCGTCGAAGACTCCTTCACCCACGGTTCCTCCGCACAGCGGATGAAGTGGTTCAAAAAGGGGTACGAGACCGGCGACCTGCGGCAGGGGGACACCTTCCGCGCCAAGGATCTGTGA